Proteins encoded within one genomic window of Anopheles gambiae chromosome 3, idAnoGambNW_F1_1, whole genome shotgun sequence:
- the LOC133392795 gene encoding uncharacterized protein LOC133392795 yields the protein MSIKLCWVFAALGLICLLQISPSEGTPSHSQQLLSYFKRMKLDKTKNRVYLDDVEYGLRTNLRRPLLQKALFLPKGTKFSSDCLNRMVDKARQHENKFYAQFTYACKKNAEYSSDCLDTGRPEYYRDLKKLAKATEQCWKM from the exons ATGTCCATCAAGCTCTGTTGGGTCTTTGCTGCCCTTGGATTGATTTGTCTGTTGCAAATCTCACCAAGCGAGGGCACGCCTTCGCACTCACAGCAACTGCTTTCCTACTTCAAGCGCATGAAGCTGGACAAGACGAAGAACCGAGTCTACCTGGACGATGTGGAGTATGGTCTTCGAACGAATCTGCGCAGACCACTTCTCCAGAAGGCTCTGTTTTTGCCCAAAGGCACAAAG TTTTCGTCCGATTGCTTAAACCGGATGGTCGATAAAGCAAGACAGCACGAGAATAAGTTTTACGCTCAATTCACATACGCCTGCAAGAAAAATGCCGAATATTCGTCCGATTGTTTAGACACGGGGCGACCTGAGTACTATCGCGATCTGAAAAAACTTGCCAAAGCAACGGAGCAGTGTTGGAAAATGTGA
- the LOC4578154 gene encoding uncharacterized protein LOC4578154 — MTIKLCWVFAALGLIWLLQISPCDATPRHAKQLISYFKRMKLDQTKNRVYQHDVKNGLRVHLRGPLLQKALCLPKGTKLSSDCLNRMVDKARQHENKFYAQFTYACKTNAEYSAKCLDTGRPVYYRALKKLAKETERCWKL, encoded by the exons ATGACTATCAAGCTCTGTTGGGTCTTTGCTGCCCTTGGATTGATTTGGCTGCTGCAGATTTCCCCATGCGACGCCACGCCAAGGCACGCGAAGCAATTAATTTCCTACTTCAAGCGCATGAAGCTGGACCAAACGAAGAACCGGGTTTACCAGCATGATGTCAAGAACGGGCTTCGTGTGCATCTGCGTGGACCTCTTCTGCAGAAAGCGTTATGTTTACCCAAAGGCACAAAG CTTTCGTCCGATTGTTTGAACCGTATGGTCGATAAGGCACGGCAGCACGAGAACAAATTTTACGCACAGTTCACATACGCCTGCAAGACAAATGCCGAGTATTCCGCCAAATGTTTAGACACGGGGCGACCCGTGTACTATCGCGCTCTGAAGAAACTTGCCAAAGAAACGGAGCGGTGTTGGAAATTGTAA
- the LOC1277760 gene encoding uncharacterized protein LOC1277760: MHAKPVFVLIALGVICLLQTTPTSASANHVQQLMKVFRSMTQNFDYTKKPSYLQRAKYGVQNQLRNPLVQKAGNLPKSAKLSDGCLKQMVARVTDLEASFYASFSYNCHDHDQYSMECLEAAEPKYLDGLKTLADETAQCLREQQ; this comes from the exons ATGCATGCTAAACCGGTCTTTGTGCTGATTGCCCTCGGGGTCATCTGTCTGCTACAG ACTACACCCACCTCGGCCTCCGCCAATCACGTCCAGCAGCTGATGAAAGTGTTCCGCAGCATGACGCAGAATTTTGACTACACCAAAAAACCGTCCTACCTGCAGCGGGCCAAGTACGGGGTGCAGAATCAGTTGCGAAATCCACTCGTCCAGAAGGCGGGCAATTTGCCGAAAAGTGCCAAG CTTTCCGATGGCTGCCTGAAGCAAATGGTCGCCCGGGTGACCGATCTTGAAGCGTCCTTCTATGCCAGCTTCAGCTACAACTGCCACGACCACGACCAATATTCGATGGAATGTCTGGAAGCGGCCGAACCGAAATATTTGGATGGGCTCAAGACGCTTGCCGACGAGACGGCGCAGTGCTTGCGGGAACAGCAGTGA
- the LOC3291679 gene encoding cytochrome P450 6d3 encodes MFVYTLALVAAVIFLVLRYIYSHWERHGLPHLKPEIPYGNIRTVAEKKESFGIAINNLYHKSSDRLLGIYLFFRPAILIRDPHLAKRIMVNDFQNFHDRGVYCNEEHDPFSANLFALPGQRWKNLRAKLTPTFTSGQLRNMLPTLLDVGNKLIDRMNKVADEKAIADMRDIASRFVLDTIASVFFGFEANCIHNSEDPFLSTLQRLTKSRKFMDNFRTSGVFICPGLLKLTRITSLPPELISFVMEIITHQIDHREKNQITRKDFVQLLIDLRREAVNGSEKALSIEQCAANVFLFYIAGAETSTATISFTLHELSHNPEAMAKLQQEIDEMMERYNGEITYENIKEMKYLDLCVKETLRKYPGLPILNRECTIDYKVPDSDVVIRKGTQVIIPLLSISMNEKYFPDPELYSPERFDEATKNYDADAYYPFGAGPRNCIGLRQGVFVSKIGLVLLLSKYNFQATTPAKVKFAVATVVVTPEDGFPMRVEHRS; translated from the exons atgtttgtttacactCTCGCGCTCGTGGCGGCCGTGATCTTTCTCGTGCTCCGCTACATCTACTCTCACTGGGAGAGGCATGGACTTCCGCATCTAAAGCCAGAGATTCCGTATGGCAACATACGCACCGTTGCAGAGAAGAAAGAATCATTCGGAATTGCCATCAACAACCTGTACCACAAGTCGTCCGACCGTCTGCTGGGAATCTATCTGTTCTTCCGCCCTGCTATCTTGATTCGCGATCCTCATCTCGCGAAGCGTATTATGGTAAACGACTTCCAGAACTTTCACGATCGCGGTGTCTACTGCAACGAAGAGCACGATCCCTTCTCGGCCAATCTGTTCGCTCTGCCCGGTCAGCGGTGGAAGAACTTGCGTGCGAAGCTCACGCCGACCTTCACGTCCGGACAACTGCGTAACATGCTCCCCACTCTTCTGGACGTCGGCAACAAGCTGATCGATCGTATGAACAAGGTGGCGGACGAGAAGGCGATCGCCGATATGCGTGATATTGCGTCACGGTTTGTGCTCGACACGATCGCTTCGGTGTTCTTCGGCTTCGAGGCAAACTGTATTCACAACTCGGAAGATCCCTTCCTATCGACACTGCAGCGTTTGACTAAGAGTAGAAAGTTTATGGATAACTTCCGAACATCTGGTGTATTTATTTGTCCTGGGCTACTAAAGCTTACCCGCATAACATCGCTCCCTCCCGAGTTGATCAGCTTTGTGATGGAGATCATCACTCATCAGATTGATCATCGCGAGAAGAATCAAATCACTCGAAAAGACTTTGTTCAGCTGCTGATTGATCTGCGTCGTGAAGCTGTAAATGGGTCAGAGAAAGCACTTTCAATCGAACAGTGTGCGGCCAATGTGTTCCTGTTTTACATTGCCGGTGCGGAAACGTCAACAGCAACGATCTCGTTCACGCTCCACGAGCTTTCGCACAATCCAGAAGCGATGGCAAAGCTGCAGCAAGAAATTGACGAGATGATGGAGCGATATAACGGCGAAATCACGTATGAGAACATAAAAGAGATGAAGTACTTGGATTTGTGCGTGAAGGAAACGCTTCGAAAGTATCCGGGCTTGCCGATTTTGAACCGAGAGTGCACGATCGACTACAAAGTGCCGGACAGTGATGTTGTTATACGCAAAGGAACTCAGGTGATCATACCGTTGTTGAGTATCAGTATGAACGAGAAGTACTTCCCCGATCCAGAGCTCTATTCTCCAGAGCGGTTTGACGAGGCCACAAAGAACTACGATGCAGATGCGTACTATCCGTTCGGAGCTGGTCCTCGCAATTGCATTG GTCTTAGacaaggtgtgtttgtgtccaaAATCGGGCTTGTTTTATTGCTGTCAAAGTACAATTTCCAGGCCACAACTCCGGCAAAGGTCAAatttgctgttgctactgTAGTTGTTACACCAGAAGATGGTTTCCCTATGCGTGTAGAACATAGAAGCTGA
- the LOC133392794 gene encoding cytochrome P450 6d3-like codes for MFVYTLALVAAVIFLVLRYIYSHWERHGLPHLKPEIPYGNIRTVAEKKESFGIAINNLYHKSSDRLLGIYLFFRPAILIRDPHLAKRIMVNDFQNFHDRGVYCNEEHDPFSANLFALPGQRWKNLRAKLTPTFTSGQLRNMLPTLLDVGNKLIDRMNKVADEKAIVDMRDIASRFVLDTIASVFFGFEANCIHNSEDPFLSTLQRLTKSRKFMDNFRTSGVFICPGLLKLTRITSLPPELISFVMEIITHQIDHREKNQITRKDFVQLLIDLRREAENGSEKALSIEQCAANVFLFYIAGAETSTATISFTLHELSHNPEAMAKLQQEIDEMMERYNGEITYENIKEMKYLDLCVKETLRKYPGLPILNRECTIDYKVPDSDVVIRKGTQVIIPLLSISMNEKYFPDPELYSPERFDEATKNYDADAYYPFGAGPRNCIGLRQGVLVSKIGLVFLLSKFKFQATTPAKVKFAAATVGLTPDAGFPMRIEHRK; via the exons atgtttgtttacactCTCGCGCTCGTGGCGGCCGTGATCTTTCTCGTGCTCCGCTACATCTACTCTCACTGGGAGAGGCATGGACTTCCGCATCTAAAGCCAGAGATTCCGTACGGCAACATACGCACCGTTGCCGAGAAGAAAGAATCATTCGGAATTGCCATCAACAACCTGTACCACAAGTCGTCCGACCGTCTGCTGGGAATCTACCTGTTCTTCCGCCCTGCTATCTTGATTCGCGATCCTCATCTCGCGAAGCGTATTATGGTAAACGACTTCCAGAACTTTCACGATCGCGGTGTCTACTGCAACGAAGAGCACGATCCCTTCTCGGCCAATCTGTTCGCTCTGCCCGGTCAGCGGTGGAAGAACTTGCGTGCGAAGCTCACGCCGACCTTCACGTCCGGACAACTGCGTAACATGCTCCCCACCCTGCTGGACGTCGGCAACAAGCTGATCGATCGTATGAACAAGGTGGCCGACGAGAAGGCGATCGTCGATATGCGTGATATTGCGTCACGGTTTGTGCTCGACACGATCGCTTCGGTGTTCTTCGGCTTCGAGGCAAACTGTATTCACAACTCGGAAGATCCCTTCCTATCGACACTGCAGCGTTTGACTAAGAGTAGAAAGTTTATGGATAACTTCCGAACATCTGGTGTATTTATTTGTCCCGGGCTACTGAAGCTTACGCGCATAACATCGCTCCCACCCGAGTTGATCAGCTTTGTGATGGAGATCATCACCCACCAGATTGATCATCGCGAGAAGAACCAAATCACTCGCAAAGACTTTGTGCAGCTACTGATTGATCTGCGTCGTGAAGCTGAAAATGGGTCAGAGAAAGCACTTTCAATCGAACAGTGTGCGGCCAATGTGTTCCTGTTTTACATTGCCGGTGCGGAAACGTCAACAGCAACGATCTCGTTCACGCTCCACGAGCTTTCGCACAATCCAGAAGCGATGGCAAAGCTGCAGCAAGAAATTGACGAGATGATGGAGCGATATAACGGCGAAATCACGTATGAGAACATAAAAGAGATGAAGTACTTGGATTTGTGCGTGAAGGAAACGCTTCGAAAGTATCCGGGCTTGCCGATTTTGAACCGAGAGTGCACGATCGACTATAAAGTGCCGGACAGTGATGTTGTGATACGCAAGGGAACTCAGGTGATCATACCGTTGTTGAGTATCAGTATGAACGAGAAGTACTTCCCCGATCCAGAGCTCTATTCTCCAGAGCGATTCGATGAGGCCACAAAGAACTACGATGCAGATGCGTACTATCCGTTCGGAGCTGGTCCACGCAATTGCATCG GCCTTCGACAAGGTGTATTGGTGTCCAAAATCGGGCTTGTTTTCTTGCTGTCAAAGTTCAAGTTCCAGGCCACAACTCCTGCAAAGGTAAAGTTTGCCGCCGCTACTGTAGGTCTCACTCCAGACGCTGGATTCCCAATGAGGATAGAGCATAGAAAGTGA
- the LOC1277758 gene encoding cytochrome P450 6d3, which yields MILYTIGLIVAFVFLALKYVYSYWDRQGLPNLRPEIPYGNLRVLAQKKESFNVAINDLYDRSSERLVGVYLFFRPAILVRDAHLAKRIMVNDFQHFHDRGVYCNEHSDPMSANLFALPGQRWKNLRAKLTPTFTSGQLRHMLPTFLAVGSKLEQYLERLANEKQFVDMRDIVSRYVLDVVASVFFGFEANCLHDPDDAFRVALRDLNNPDSFMNNIRTAGVFMCPGLLKFTGINSLSPPMKKFTTEVISSHLHQRETGQVTRKDFIQMLTDLRRKAGSSGEETLTDAQCAANVFLFYGAGADTSTGTITFTLHELTHNAEAMAKLQREVDEMMERHHGEITYDNINGMKYLDLCVKETLRIYPALAVLNRECTIDYKVPDSDTVIRKGTQMIIPLLGISMNKKYFPEPELYSPERFDEATKNYDADAYYPFGAGPRNCIGLRQGLLLSKIALVMMLSRFNFSATIPRKIKFEPVSITLAPKGGLPMRIENRVKHYGIMFVYTLALVAAVIFLVLRYIYSHWERHGLPHLKPEIPYGNIRTVAEKKESFGTAINNLYHKSSDRLLGIYLFFRPAILIRDPHLAKRIMVNDFQNFHDRGVYCNEEHDPFSANLFALPGQRWKNLRAKLTPTFTSGQLRNMLPTLLDVGNKLIDRMNKVADEKAIVDMRDIASRFVLDTIASVFFGFEANCIHNSEDPFLSTLRRANRGRNFIDNFRSSGVFICPGLLKLTRMTSLQPELIRFVMEIITHQIDHREKNQITRKDFVQLLIDLRREADKGSEEALSIEQCAANVFLFYIAGAETSTATISFTLHELSHNPEAMAKLQQEIDEMMERYNGEITYENIKEMKYLDLCVKETLRKYPGLPILNRECTIDYKVPDSDVVIRKGTQVIIPLLSISMNEKYFPDPELYSPERFDETTKNYDADAYYPFGAGPRNCIGLRQGVLVSKIGLVFLLSKFNFQATTPAKVKFAAATVGLTPDAGFPMRIEHRK from the exons ATGATCCTTTACACGATCGGACTGATCGTGGCGTTTGTTTTCCTCGCCCTCAAGTACGTCTACTCGTACTGGGATCGACAGGGGCTGCCGAATTTGAGGCCCGAAATTCCCTACGGCAATCTACGCGTGCTAGCCCAAAAGAAAGAATCCTTCAATGTGGCTATAAACGATCTGTACGACCGTTCCAGTGAACGGTTGGTTGGAGTGTATCTGTTCTTCCGCCCAGCGATCCTGGTCCGGGATGCGCATCTCGCCAAGCGGATAATGGTGAACGATTTCCAGCACTTTCACGACCGTGGCGTCTACTGCAACGAGCACAGTGATCCGATGTCAGCCAACCTGTTCGCCCTGCCCGGCCAGCGGTGGAAAAATCTGCGTGCGAAGCTTACACCAACCTTCACCTCCGGCCAGCTACGGCACATGCTGCCAACGTTTCTGGCAGTGGGCAGCAAGCTCGAGCAATATCTCGAGCGCTTGGCAAACGAAAAACAGTTCGTCGACATGCGTGACATCGTTTCGCGCTACGTGCTCGATGTGGTGGCTTCAGTGTTTTTCGGCTTCGAAGCCAACTGTCTGCACGATCCCGACGATGCGTTCCGTGTGGCGTTGCGTGATCTTAACAATCCGGACAGCTTCATGAACAACATCCGAACGGCCGGCGTTTTTATGTGTCCTGGGCTGCTAAAGTTTACCGGCATCAATTCGCTGTCGCCTCCGATGAAGAAGTTTACCACGGAAGTGATCAGTTCCCATCTGCACCAGCGTGAGACGGGCCAGGTGACGCGCAAGGACTTTATCCAGATGCTAACGGATCTGCGCCGCAAGGCTGGTAGCAGTGGGGAAGAAACGCTCACCGATGCACAGTGTGCGGCCAATGTGTTTCTGTTTTACGGTGCTGGGGCCGATACTTCCACCGGTACGATTACCTTCACACTGCACGAGCTGACGCACAATGCTGAGGCGATGGCTAAGCTTCAGCGAGAGGTCGATGAGATGATGGAGCGACACCACGGTGAAATCACGTACGATAACATCAACGGGATGAAGTATCTGGATTTGTGCGTGAAGGAAACGCTTCGAATCTATCCCGCATTGGCTGTGCTGAATCGGGAGTGTACGATCGACTACAAAGTACCGGACAGTGACACTGTCATTCGCAAGGGCACGCAGATGATTATCCCTCTGCTAGGGATTAGCATGAACAAGAAGTACTTCCCCGAGCCGGAACTGTACTCTCCGGAGCGATTTGATGAGGCCACAAAGAACTACGACGCAGATGCGTACTATCCGTTCGGTGCCGGCCCTCGCAACTGTATCG GTCTGCGGCAAGGGTTGTTGTTGTCAAAGATTGCGCTAGTGATGATGCTGTCCCGATTTAACTTTTCGGCCACCATTCCGAGGAAGATAAAGTTTGAGCCCGTTTCAATCACACTGGCACCGAAGGGAGGCCTTCCAATGAGGATCGAGAATCGTGTTAAACATTA TGGCAtaatgtttgtttacactCTCGCGCTCGTGGCGGCCGTGATCTTTCTCGTGCTCCGCTACATCTACTCTCACTGGGAGAGGCATGGACTTCCGCATCTAAAGCCAGAGATTCCGTACGGCAACATACGCACCGTTGCCGAGAAGAAAGAATCATTCGGCACTGCCATCAACAACCTGTACCACAAGTCGTCCGACCGTCTGCTGGGAATCTACCTGTTCTTCCGCCCTGCTATCTTGATTCGCGATCCTCATCTCGCGAAGCGTATCATGGTAAACGACTTCCAGAATTTTCACGATCGCGGTGTCTACTGCAATGAAGAGCACGATCCCTTCTCGGCCAATCTGTTCGCTCTGCCCGGTCAGCGGTGGAAGAACTTGCGTGCGAAGCTCACGCCGACCTTCACGTCCGGACAACTGCGTAACATGCTCCCCACCCTGCTGGACGTCGGCAACAAGTTGATCGATCGTATGAACAAGGTGGCCGACGAGAAGGCGATCGTCGATATGCGTGATATTGCGTCACGGTTTGTGCTCGACACGATCGCTTCGGTGTTCTTCGGCTTCGAGGCAAACTGTATTCACAACTCGGAAGATCCCTTCCTATCGACACTGCGCCGTGCTAATCGGGGCCGCAACTTTATCGATAACTTCCGTTCGTCTGGTGTATTTATTTGTCCTGGGCTGTTGAAGCTTACCCGCATGACATCTCTCCAGCCTGAATTGATTAGGTTTGTGATGGAGATCATCACCCATCAGATTGATCATCGCGAGAAGAACCAGATCACTCGCAAAGACTTTGTTCAGCTACTGATTGATCTGCGTCGTGAAGCTGATAAAGGTTCGGAAGAAGCACTTTCAATCGAACAGTGTGCAGCCAATGTGTTCCTGTTTTACATTGCCGGTGCGGAAACGTCAACAGCAACGATCTCGTTCACGCTCCACGAGCTTTCGCACAATCCAGAAGCGATGGCAAAGCTGCAGCAAGAAATTGACGAGATGATGGAGCGATATAACGGCGAAATCACGTATGAGAACATAAAAGAGATGAAGTACTTGGATTTGTGCGTGAAGGAAACGCTTCGAAAGTATCCGGGCTTGCCGATTCTGAACCGAGAGTGCACGATCGACTATAAAGTGCCGGACAGTGATGTTGTGATACGCAAGGGAACTCAGGTGATCATACCGTTGTTGAGTATCAGTATGAACGAGAAGTACTTCCCCGATCCAGAGCTCTATTCTCCAGAGCGATTCGATGAGACCACAAAGAACTACGATGCAGATGCGTACTATCCGTTCGGAGCTGGTCCACGCAATTGCATTG GTCTAAGACAAGGTGTATTGGTGTCCAAAATAGGGCTTGTTTTCTTGCTGTCAAAGTTCAACTTCCAAGCCACAACTCCTGCAAAGGTAAAGTTTGCCGCCGCTACTGTAGGTCTCACTCCAGACGCTGGATTCCCAATGAGGATAGAGCATAGAAAGTGA